One Rubinisphaera margarita DNA window includes the following coding sequences:
- the smpB gene encoding SsrA-binding protein SmpB, with product MASKKSKSGNSNPNSGTIAVNRKARHDYEILDEMECGIVLHGSEVKSIRDGQISLEESYAHLRDGELWLLGCHIGEYPQANVMNHVPRRHRKLLLHKKELRKFAETATQKGLTLVPLSAYFVRGNVKIKLGTARGRKLHDKRDKLKKDDAQREMKAAMSPKFQR from the coding sequence ATGGCCAGCAAGAAATCAAAATCAGGTAACAGCAATCCCAACTCGGGGACGATCGCCGTCAACCGCAAAGCGCGGCACGACTACGAAATCCTCGACGAGATGGAATGCGGCATCGTTCTGCACGGCAGCGAGGTCAAAAGCATCCGCGACGGTCAGATTTCTCTGGAGGAAAGCTACGCCCACCTGCGGGACGGCGAACTCTGGCTCCTCGGCTGCCACATCGGCGAGTACCCGCAGGCGAACGTGATGAACCACGTCCCCCGCCGGCACCGCAAACTGCTGCTTCACAAGAAGGAACTCCGCAAGTTCGCCGAAACGGCTACACAAAAAGGCCTGACCCTCGTCCCGCTCTCGGCGTACTTCGTTCGTGGCAACGTCAAAATCAAACTCGGCACCGCCCGAGGCCGCAAACTCCACGACAAACGCGACAAGCTGAAAAAAGACGACGCCCAACGCGAAATGAAGGCGGCCATGTCGCCCAAATTCCAGCGATAA
- a CDS encoding PQQ-binding-like beta-propeller repeat protein, with amino-acid sequence MFLPAFDRSLRSFLGLMLLAGAAAATLATSSVSAADWNQWRGPSRTGYLESSPELIKSLPDGGLEPAWTSGEIDSARSGGWGSPVVADGVVYLFTHKKELVGDPPPPRKYPWLAPDKRGDMTDEEYQIYEENRRNEDETHAKAYQFREFVMAYDAVGGKELWKNQSESTYTRFPQSGCPTVVGDRLYILGAGRQARCLDVKSGEQLWQTKLPGEFRDEFYQASVLVADDIAVFNATHLFGLSAQTGEIVWNTEKDNIKGTHASPAAWTHGGTTYLVSVISGGATVCLDAKTGTQVWKAESDGGHASPIVTGDKLLVYGNSRKKGLRCFQMTPNGAESLWVYQRVTDKGSTPIVAGNAVFVQGERKLACVDLETGNQLWMANLDMESPQWGSPIAAGNAGFYAYDGILAFSLKTEDYEQIFDAQIDRTYRLVPTAELRARFQMDATDIDAETRKEGLKKYQQEIGKHGPLRCATPAFADGFLYLRLKDGLACYDLRASKPSQISQR; translated from the coding sequence ATGTTCCTGCCCGCGTTTGATCGATCCCTGCGCTCATTTCTGGGTCTGATGCTGCTGGCCGGAGCCGCTGCGGCGACACTCGCGACCTCGTCTGTATCGGCTGCGGACTGGAACCAGTGGCGAGGCCCCAGCCGAACCGGCTATCTGGAATCGTCTCCGGAACTGATCAAATCGTTGCCTGACGGAGGACTCGAACCGGCCTGGACGAGTGGCGAGATCGATTCAGCCCGCAGCGGAGGCTGGGGTTCGCCGGTTGTCGCCGATGGCGTTGTTTATCTGTTCACACACAAAAAAGAGCTCGTGGGCGATCCGCCTCCGCCGCGGAAATATCCCTGGCTGGCTCCGGATAAACGGGGCGACATGACCGACGAAGAGTACCAGATCTACGAGGAAAACCGTCGCAACGAAGACGAAACGCATGCAAAGGCCTATCAGTTCCGCGAATTCGTCATGGCTTACGACGCCGTTGGAGGCAAAGAACTCTGGAAGAACCAGAGCGAGTCGACCTACACGCGGTTTCCGCAGTCGGGCTGTCCAACGGTGGTCGGCGATCGCCTCTACATTCTGGGAGCTGGCCGGCAGGCGCGGTGTCTTGATGTGAAATCGGGTGAGCAGCTCTGGCAGACCAAGTTGCCGGGGGAATTTCGCGATGAGTTTTATCAGGCCTCGGTTCTCGTGGCGGATGACATTGCTGTCTTCAATGCCACGCACCTTTTCGGGCTGAGTGCGCAGACCGGCGAAATTGTCTGGAACACGGAAAAGGACAACATCAAGGGTACGCACGCCTCTCCAGCAGCCTGGACCCACGGCGGAACGACCTATCTGGTTTCGGTGATCTCTGGTGGAGCTACAGTCTGTCTCGATGCGAAGACCGGAACTCAAGTCTGGAAAGCGGAATCCGACGGGGGACACGCTTCTCCGATCGTTACGGGCGATAAGCTGCTGGTTTATGGAAACAGCCGGAAAAAGGGCCTCCGTTGCTTCCAGATGACGCCGAACGGAGCCGAGTCGCTCTGGGTTTACCAACGCGTGACGGACAAGGGAAGTACGCCGATTGTGGCTGGAAATGCGGTGTTCGTGCAGGGAGAACGCAAGCTGGCCTGTGTCGATCTCGAAACCGGCAATCAGCTGTGGATGGCGAATCTCGACATGGAGAGCCCGCAGTGGGGGTCGCCGATCGCGGCTGGCAACGCCGGCTTCTACGCTTACGACGGCATTCTGGCCTTCTCGTTGAAGACAGAGGATTACGAACAGATCTTTGATGCCCAAATCGACCGGACGTATCGCCTCGTACCGACAGCCGAATTGCGAGCCCGCTTTCAGATGGACGCGACCGATATCGATGCCGAGACTCGCAAGGAAGGGCTGAAGAAGTATCAGCAGGAGATCGGCAAACACGGGCCGCTCCGCTGTGCCACTCCCGCGTTCGCAGATGGATTCCTGTATCTGCGGCTGAAGGATGGCCTGGCCTGCTATGATCTGCGAGCCAGTAAGCCGTCTCAGATTTCGCAGCGATAG
- a CDS encoding glutamine synthetase III family protein, with translation MGKSQTNGQTPTGAGGYVIPSGSARQAAISAVVNYKAHAPAMNFIETPTQDLFCANVFSKAVMKDRLPKPVFKSLMKTIESGDKLDDSVADIVASAMKDWAIEKGATHYAHVFYPLTGSTAEKHDSFLAPSGDGSAIAEFSGSQLIQGEPDGSSFPTGGIRQTFEARGYTIWDVTSPAYILENPNGTTLCIPTAFVSWTGEALDKKTPVLRSMQALNTQAQRVLNLFGKNDGALVSSTAGPEQEYFLIDRNFFFARPDLLNCGRTLFGAKPPKGQEFDDHYFGAIPDRVLAFMLETERELFKLGVPVKTRHNEVAPGQYEIAPLFEFANVATDHQQLIMLTLKKVAEKHGMSCLMHEKPFAGVNGSGKHVNWSMGSASQGNLLDPGETPHENAQFLLFCAAVIRAVHLNQGLLRAVVASASNDHRLGANEAPPAIISIFLGDQLTDVFEQIKGGGANSSIPRGTLTVGVDTLPPLPKDAGDRNRTSPFAFTGNRFEFRAVGASQSISGPLVAMNTIVAESLDFCATELEKATGGDSSKLNSALQSLLADIMEKHGKIIFNGDGYSDEWHQEAEKRGLRNLKTTAEALPVLKEDSVRELFEKYDVLSARELESRADTYLEQYILSIKVEANTTVEIARTLIFPAAIRYQNQLASTCANLKMVGYEFDTDTLDKITELVKALQDSVVDLEAGLNKHDFGSNVEEAKFYCETVLGAMNFVRKYSDELEGFVADDLWPLPTYQEMLFIR, from the coding sequence ATGGGCAAGTCACAGACGAATGGTCAGACACCTACCGGCGCTGGTGGGTATGTTATTCCGAGCGGTTCCGCCCGCCAGGCAGCCATTTCGGCCGTTGTTAACTACAAGGCCCACGCGCCCGCAATGAACTTCATCGAAACACCGACGCAGGACCTGTTCTGCGCCAACGTCTTCAGCAAAGCTGTGATGAAAGACCGCCTGCCGAAGCCGGTCTTCAAATCGCTGATGAAAACCATCGAATCCGGCGACAAGCTGGACGATTCGGTCGCCGATATCGTGGCTTCCGCCATGAAGGACTGGGCTATCGAGAAGGGGGCGACTCACTACGCTCACGTCTTCTATCCGCTGACCGGCTCGACGGCTGAAAAGCACGACAGTTTCCTGGCTCCCAGTGGTGACGGCAGTGCGATTGCCGAATTCAGCGGTAGCCAGCTGATTCAGGGTGAGCCAGACGGTTCCAGCTTCCCGACCGGGGGCATTCGTCAGACGTTCGAAGCTCGTGGTTACACGATCTGGGATGTCACCAGCCCGGCTTACATTCTGGAAAACCCGAACGGAACCACGCTCTGCATTCCCACCGCATTCGTTTCCTGGACGGGCGAAGCTCTCGATAAGAAGACTCCGGTTCTTCGCTCGATGCAGGCTCTGAACACACAGGCACAGCGAGTGTTGAATCTGTTCGGCAAGAACGACGGGGCTCTGGTTTCCTCCACAGCCGGTCCGGAACAGGAATACTTCCTGATCGATCGTAACTTCTTCTTCGCACGTCCGGACCTGCTCAACTGCGGCCGCACCCTGTTCGGGGCCAAGCCGCCGAAGGGGCAGGAGTTCGACGACCACTACTTCGGAGCCATTCCGGATCGGGTTCTGGCATTTATGCTGGAAACGGAACGGGAACTGTTCAAACTCGGCGTGCCGGTCAAGACCCGTCACAACGAAGTGGCTCCCGGCCAGTACGAAATTGCTCCGCTGTTCGAGTTCGCCAACGTGGCGACCGACCATCAGCAGCTGATCATGCTGACCCTGAAGAAGGTCGCTGAAAAGCACGGTATGAGCTGCCTGATGCACGAAAAGCCGTTCGCAGGCGTGAACGGATCGGGTAAGCACGTCAACTGGTCGATGGGAAGTGCCTCTCAGGGCAACCTGCTCGATCCCGGCGAAACGCCACACGAAAACGCTCAGTTCCTGCTGTTCTGTGCCGCCGTCATCCGGGCCGTGCACCTGAATCAGGGTCTGCTGCGAGCCGTTGTCGCTTCGGCCAGCAACGATCACCGTCTGGGAGCCAACGAAGCTCCTCCGGCCATCATCTCGATCTTCCTCGGCGACCAGCTGACCGACGTCTTCGAGCAGATCAAGGGAGGCGGAGCCAATTCGTCCATTCCTCGCGGAACACTGACTGTCGGCGTCGATACGCTGCCGCCGCTTCCGAAAGATGCCGGCGACCGCAACCGGACCAGCCCGTTCGCCTTCACCGGCAACCGGTTTGAATTCCGGGCTGTCGGAGCAAGCCAGTCGATCTCTGGTCCGCTCGTGGCGATGAATACGATCGTGGCAGAGTCTCTCGACTTCTGTGCGACCGAACTCGAGAAGGCAACTGGTGGCGATTCCAGCAAACTGAACTCGGCTCTGCAGTCGCTGCTGGCCGACATCATGGAAAAGCACGGCAAGATCATCTTCAACGGCGACGGTTACTCCGACGAGTGGCATCAGGAAGCCGAGAAGCGTGGCCTGCGGAACCTGAAGACAACGGCAGAGGCTCTGCCGGTGTTGAAGGAAGATTCGGTCCGCGAACTGTTCGAGAAGTACGACGTCCTGTCGGCTCGCGAACTCGAAAGTCGTGCCGACACCTATCTCGAGCAGTACATCCTGTCGATCAAAGTGGAAGCGAATACGACGGTCGAAATCGCCCGGACGTTGATTTTCCCGGCTGCCATCCGTTACCAGAACCAGCTGGCTTCGACATGTGCGAACCTGAAGATGGTCGGTTACGAGTTTGATACCGACACGCTCGACAAGATCACCGAGCTCGTCAAGGCTCTCCAGGACAGCGTTGTTGATCTGGAAGCCGGGCTGAACAAGCATGACTTCGGCAGCAACGTCGAAGAAGCCAAGTTCTACTGTGAAACCGTACTCGGGGCGATGAACTTCGTCCGGAAATACTCCGATGAGCTCGAAGGATTTGTCGCGGACGACCTCTGGCCGCTGCCGACTTATCAGGAAATGCTCTTCATCCGCTAA
- the tatC gene encoding twin-arginine translocase subunit TatC encodes MALRSKDLFDDSSMSFGDHLEELRFYLIRALLGVIVVSIFTLIFGNYLVAIVRAPIDRALIRQGLAKYRVDDIGTDTFIERISKWSNSLSGMNEEEKEEENTLESEGPDAIVDDGARLEGRQIDIQIPQRDLVNALHQAAPDKFQRMDAPADADADGKEAAVTIRISAPEFSIFRENVKRANRPVTLNVQEAFLTYVKVALVSGVVFASPWIFYNSWMFVAVGLYPHERKFVYVYGTMSLGLFLIGAVFCFYIVFPFILEFLLSFNSWLDVQPQIRLSEWVTFAVFLPLMFGLSFQLPLVMVFLNRLNVFTETVYREQRRMAMLVIAFVSMILTPSDPASMMLMMIPLVFLYELGIMLCRMNPVDNPFEREGELMT; translated from the coding sequence ATGGCTCTCAGATCGAAAGACTTGTTCGACGATTCCAGCATGAGCTTCGGGGATCACCTCGAAGAGCTCCGCTTCTACCTCATCCGCGCCCTCCTCGGCGTGATCGTGGTCTCGATTTTCACGCTCATCTTCGGCAACTATCTCGTCGCCATCGTCCGGGCACCGATTGATCGGGCATTGATTCGTCAGGGACTGGCCAAGTACCGCGTCGACGACATCGGGACCGATACGTTCATCGAACGGATCTCCAAATGGTCGAACTCGCTCTCCGGGATGAACGAGGAGGAAAAAGAAGAAGAGAACACGCTGGAGTCTGAAGGGCCCGACGCCATTGTCGATGACGGAGCCCGCCTCGAAGGGCGGCAGATCGATATCCAGATTCCGCAACGCGATCTCGTGAACGCCCTGCATCAGGCCGCGCCCGATAAGTTCCAGCGGATGGACGCTCCGGCGGACGCCGATGCCGATGGCAAAGAAGCCGCGGTCACAATCCGGATCAGTGCGCCCGAATTCTCGATCTTTCGGGAGAACGTGAAGCGGGCCAACCGCCCCGTGACGCTCAACGTCCAGGAAGCATTTCTCACCTATGTGAAAGTCGCTCTGGTTTCCGGGGTCGTCTTTGCCAGCCCGTGGATCTTCTACAATTCCTGGATGTTCGTGGCGGTCGGGTTGTATCCGCACGAACGGAAATTCGTCTACGTTTACGGCACCATGAGCCTGGGGCTGTTCCTCATCGGGGCGGTTTTCTGTTTTTACATCGTGTTCCCGTTCATCCTCGAGTTCCTGCTCAGCTTCAACTCCTGGCTCGATGTCCAGCCGCAGATTCGGCTGTCGGAATGGGTCACGTTCGCCGTCTTTCTGCCGCTGATGTTCGGTCTCAGCTTCCAGTTGCCGCTCGTGATGGTCTTCCTGAACCGGCTGAATGTCTTCACCGAAACCGTCTATCGGGAACAGCGACGCATGGCCATGCTGGTGATCGCCTTTGTCTCGATGATCCTGACGCCATCCGATCCGGCCAGTATGATGCTGATGATGATTCCGCTCGTGTTCCTGTATGAACTGGGAATCATGCTCTGCCGAATGAACCCGGTCGACAATCCGTTTGAACGAGAAGGCGAACTGATGACCTGA